One window from the genome of Lutra lutra chromosome X, mLutLut1.2, whole genome shotgun sequence encodes:
- the TCEAL8 gene encoding transcription elongation factor A protein-like 8: MQKSCEENEGKPQNMPKTEADRPSEDVPQEADGNPQPSQEGVSQEAEGNLRGGLTQPGQGFKEDTPVRHLDPEEMIRGVDELERLREEIRRVRNKFVMMHWKQRHSRSRPYPVCFRP, translated from the coding sequence ATGCAAAAGTCttgtgaagaaaatgaaggaaaaccacAGAACATGCCAAAGACGGAGGCAGACCGCCCTTCGGAAGATGTACCACAGGAGGCAGATGGAAATCCTCAACCTTCCCAAGAAGGTGTAAgccaggaagcagaaggaaatcttAGAGGAGGGCTGACCCagcctggccaggggtttaaAGAGGACACTCCTGTGAGGCATTTGGACCCTGAAGAAATGATAAGAGGAGTAGATGAGTTGGAAAGGCTTAGGGAAGAGATAAGAAGAGTAAGAAACAAGTTTGTGATGATGCATTGGAAGCAAAGACATTCACGCAGCCGTCCTTACCCTGTGTGCTTTAggccttga